One Spinacia oleracea cultivar Varoflay chromosome 4, BTI_SOV_V1, whole genome shotgun sequence DNA segment encodes these proteins:
- the LOC130472067 gene encoding uncharacterized protein, giving the protein MEEEQLPEKEREREKSVGCFFRIEKRENEENRALDVKYQFSNNDYTTLKYSTVQYSTEQNRERMLEAKRVVKATVPSSLLPQPSPASIQPTRLALHVNHANDSSCSAYFATGCRVYKTQMSMEGESLVNRGKDNLLIPAHSEVIRSSVLERCPHRSEIQSVALTEMPSKGFILGSVDSYGHLIVSELDADDVQKLLFAVSPQDCGVGEGSWAGLSFSPSQWCMVHL; this is encoded by the exons ATGGAAGAGGAGCAGTTACCtgaaaaagagagagagagagagaaaagcgTCGGTTGCTTTTTCAGAattgagaagagagagaatgagGAA aacagggccttagaCGTCAAGTATCAATTCTCAAACAACGACTACACTACACTCAAGTACAGTACAGTACAGTACAGTACAGAACAGAACAGAGAGAGAATGTTGGAGGCCAAGCGTGTTGTCAAAGCTACAGTACCATCGTCTCTCCTTCCCCAGCCTTCTCCTGCCAGCATTCAACCCACTCGTCTTGCGCTTCAT GTTAATCATGCTAATGATTCTTCTTGCTCCGCTTACTTTGCTACTGGCTGCCGCGTATACAAAACCCAG ATGTCAATGGAAGGAGAATCATTGGTTAATAGAGGAAAGGATAACCTTTTAATTCCTGCTCATTCTGAG GTTATCAGATCGTCTGTGCTGGAACGGTGTCCTCATAGGTCTGAAATTCAAAGTGTAGCGCTGACAGAGATGCCGA GCAAAGGGTTTATTCTAGGAAGTGTTGATTCTTATGGTCATCTTATTGTGTCGGAGCTTGACGCTGATG ATGTTCAGAAGCTGCTGTTTGCGGTTTCACCTCAAGATTGTGGGGTTGGAGAAGGCAGCTGGGCAGGTCTTAGCTTCAGCCCTAGTCAGTGGTGCATGGTACATTTATAA